GACCTCAAGAACGCCATCCGTGAGCAGAACCAGTGGGGCGAGGCCACCGTCGGCTTCCAGCTGAGCCAGGACGCCGGAAGGCGATTCGAGACCGCGACCCGGGAGAACATCCACAAGAAGATGGCGATCGTGCTGGGGGGGGTCCAGAGCAAGCAGGTGATCTCCGCGCCGGTGATCGAGGACGTGATCCGCGACCGGGGGCAGATCCACGGGAGCTTCGACACCAACTCGGCGGAGGATCTGGCGCTCAAGCTGCGGTCCGGGTCGATCCCGACCGATGTGACCATCATCGAGGAGCGGACCGTCGGCCCGTCTCTGGGCCGGGACTCGATCAAGGCCGGCATCGTCGCCTCGCTCGTCGGCTTCGTGGGAGTGATGCTCTTCATGCTGGTCTACTACCGCGGCTCCGGGATCAACGCGGTGGTGGCGCTCATGCTGAACGTGGTGCTGGTCATGGGAGCGATGGGGTACTTCAAGGCGACCCTCACGCTCCCCGGGATCGCGGGGCTGATCCTCACGGTGGGCATGGCGGTGGACAGCAACGTCCTCATCTTCGAGAGGATCCGGGAGGAGCTGCACCTGGGGAAGACCGTGCGCTCGGCCGTGGACCTCGGATTCAGCCGGGCCTTCATGACCATCGTGGACACCCACGTGACCACGCTGGTTTCCTCGTTCTTCCTCTTCACCTACGGGACGGGGCCGGTCAAGGGTTTCGCCGTCACGCTGACCGTCGGGCTGATCTTCTCGATGTTCACGGCCGTTTTCGTGTCGCGGGTCATCTTCGATCTGGTGCTGGGAGAAGGCCGGCCGGTCGAGTCGCTCAGCATCTGATGCCGGAGGGCTCCACGCGCGGAGCCGGGAGTGGGTCGTGCTGCAGATCTTCAGGAATCCCAAGATCGACTTCATGGGAAAGCGCAGCCTCTGGGTGGGGCTGTCCATCGCGGTGGTGCTGGGCTCGGCGATCGTCGTGCCGATCCACGGCATCAAGATGGGGATCGAGTTCACCGGCGGGACCGAGGTGCAGGTCAAGTACGCGACCTCGCCCAATCTCGGCGCGATACGGTCGGAGCTGGACCGCGCGGGGTTCACGAACCACCTGGTGACGACCATCGGGAAGCCCGAGGAGAACGAGGTCTACATCCGGCTGGGCCTGGTCTCCGCGGTGAAGGAGGAGAACCTCACCCCGAAGGTGGTCACGGCCCTCAGGGCCGAGGACGTGAGGCGGCGGATCGAGTCCCACGGGGTCGACCTCAACAACGCCGACGAGTCTTCGCTCAAGACCCTCCTCGAATCCTCGCCCGACCTGGCCCGCGAGGATGCACAGAAGATCGCCGCGGGCATCGTGGAGGCCCGGAAGGAGAAGGCGATCTTCCGATCGGTGGACGACCTCGCGGGGGTGCCGGGAATGAAGCCCCCGGCGATGGAGGTCCTGCGCCAGCGGGCCTTCACCGGTCCCTTCGCGGTGCGGAGCGAGTCCTACATCGGCCCCGCGATCGGCCGCGAGCTCGTCAAGAAGGCGCTGCTGGCGATCCTGGGCTCGATGGTGGGGATGCTGGCCTACATCTGGTTCCGGTTCGAGTTCCAGTGGGGGCTCGCGGCGGTGGTGGCCCTGGTCCACGACACCGCGGTGTCCCTGCTGCTCTTCTCGCTCTCCGGCTACGAGATGAGCCTTCCGGTGGTCGCGGCGTTCCTGACCCTCGTCGGCTACTCGACCAACGACACCGTCGTCGTGTTCGACCGGATCCGGGAGAACCTGAAGCTCCGGGGGGGCGAGGACCTGATCGGCCTCATCAACGACTCGATCAACCAGACGCT
This sequence is a window from Terriglobia bacterium. Protein-coding genes within it:
- the secD gene encoding protein translocase subunit SecD translates to MSKNMRWKVPLIVVVVGLAGFYLYPPKDRINLGLDLRGGSHIIMQVETQSAVKYEMDLTVSRIGQAFKDKGLPFAGMATPTPGVLELKGTDPARRGDVRRVLDDYVGQWDIRDLGSGSWRVAMPPMIQNTIEVNAVETTLTTIRNRIDELGVREPIVQKEGIKGDRILIQLPGVEDPERAKEVMQDPAVLEWKTVIYPPGVTDYQNWIPPTSQEEATKLFGGQLPPDTVLYPQRVAARDGTGTTTLWWPLNKISTIVGNDLKNAIREQNQWGEATVGFQLSQDAGRRFETATRENIHKKMAIVLGGVQSKQVISAPVIEDVIRDRGQIHGSFDTNSAEDLALKLRSGSIPTDVTIIEERTVGPSLGRDSIKAGIVASLVGFVGVMLFMLVYYRGSGINAVVALMLNVVLVMGAMGYFKATLTLPGIAGLILTVGMAVDSNVLIFERIREELHLGKTVRSAVDLGFSRAFMTIVDTHVTTLVSSFFLFTYGTGPVKGFAVTLTVGLIFSMFTAVFVSRVIFDLVLGEGRPVESLSI
- the secF gene encoding protein translocase subunit SecF, translated to MLQIFRNPKIDFMGKRSLWVGLSIAVVLGSAIVVPIHGIKMGIEFTGGTEVQVKYATSPNLGAIRSELDRAGFTNHLVTTIGKPEENEVYIRLGLVSAVKEENLTPKVVTALRAEDVRRRIESHGVDLNNADESSLKTLLESSPDLAREDAQKIAAGIVEARKEKAIFRSVDDLAGVPGMKPPAMEVLRQRAFTGPFAVRSESYIGPAIGRELVKKALLAILGSMVGMLAYIWFRFEFQWGLAAVVALVHDTAVSLLLFSLSGYEMSLPVVAAFLTLVGYSTNDTVVVFDRIRENLKLRGGEDLIGLINDSINQTLSRTIITSGLTWVVVVALLALGGEALRPFSFVMTIGIIVGTYSSIYIASPILVVWKHYFKKKGKFAATGARPGARKVRAS